A region from the Thermodesulfovibrionales bacterium genome encodes:
- a CDS encoding DNA-directed RNA polymerase subunit omega produces MNKGTNIISLPVEVDKKAIDGKYRLASIAAQRARELALGAKPKIGTKSKKVTTVAIEEALSGSLEFVTGEEARKARQEAKKFDYKRLLEEKRREGAPEDLSELEKDLKVYLHERGAGERKALEDLFTGKGEESESPEGQEDLGEESGADE; encoded by the coding sequence ATGAATAAAGGGACGAACATCATCTCATTGCCCGTTGAAGTCGACAAGAAGGCAATAGACGGCAAATACCGGCTTGCTTCGATCGCCGCCCAGAGGGCACGAGAGCTTGCGCTCGGGGCGAAACCGAAGATCGGCACAAAGTCAAAGAAAGTGACGACCGTAGCGATTGAAGAGGCCCTGAGCGGTTCGCTGGAGTTTGTCACCGGCGAAGAGGCGAGGAAGGCAAGGCAAGAGGCAAAGAAATTCGATTACAAGAGACTCCTCGAAGAGAAGCGGAGAGAAGGTGCTCCCGAGGACCTCTCGGAGCTGGAGAAGGACCTGAAGGTCTATCTTCACGAAAGGGGAGCCGGGGAGAGGAAGGCATTGGAAGACCTCTTCACTGGAAAAGGAGAGGAGTCGGAATCCCCCGAAGGTCAGGAGGATCTTGGGGAAGAGAGTGGTGCCGACGAATAA
- a CDS encoding YicC/YloC family endoribonuclease — protein sequence MMMQSMTGFGSSERGPFKVEIRSVNHRFIDISMKIPQNLGRHEIPLRNLVKERFSRGRFDVLLAVERAGNVRVKVNQDLAREIYDALFSLKRDLSLSGTIDIDTVAEFRDLILSEEIDFDAEPLYEAFQEALGRLEEMRFREGEAIGRDMISRLDLISKMNEEVALLCPDAVEDSRKRFAERLHGLFGAVTYDENRVLQEAAIMAEKTDISEEITRFNSHLSQLKTVLSGGDSVGRKIEFLLQELNREANTIASKAGDYRISKISVEMKAELEKMREQAQNIQ from the coding sequence ATGATGATGCAGAGCATGACCGGCTTCGGTTCATCGGAGAGAGGGCCATTCAAGGTCGAGATCCGTTCCGTGAACCACCGGTTTATCGATATCTCCATGAAGATCCCCCAGAATCTGGGCCGTCACGAGATACCTCTGAGGAACCTCGTAAAGGAGAGGTTCTCGAGGGGACGGTTTGATGTGCTCCTAGCCGTGGAGCGCGCTGGGAACGTCAGGGTGAAGGTCAACCAGGACCTTGCCAGGGAGATTTATGACGCCCTTTTTTCCCTTAAGAGAGACCTCTCCCTTTCCGGCACGATTGATATTGATACGGTCGCAGAATTCCGGGACCTCATATTGTCTGAGGAGATCGATTTTGATGCAGAACCCCTCTATGAGGCCTTTCAGGAGGCCTTGGGAAGACTTGAAGAGATGAGGTTCAGGGAAGGAGAGGCGATCGGCCGTGACATGATCTCACGCCTCGATCTGATCAGCAAGATGAACGAAGAGGTTGCGCTCCTCTGCCCCGATGCCGTAGAGGATTCCAGGAAGAGGTTTGCGGAACGTCTCCATGGGCTTTTTGGAGCGGTGACGTACGATGAGAACCGGGTCCTGCAGGAAGCGGCGATTATGGCCGAGAAGACCGACATCAGTGAGGAGATCACACGGTTCAATTCCCATCTGTCACAGCTGAAGACGGTCCTCTCGGGCGGCGATTCAGTCGGAAGAAAGATAGAGTTCCTCCTTCAGGAGTTGAACAGGGAGGCGAATACCATAGCCTCCAAGGCAGGCGACTACCGCATCTCAAAGATATCGGTGGAGATGAAGGCGGAACTCGAAAAGATGAGGGAACAGGCGCAAAATATACAGTAG
- the pilQ gene encoding type IV pilus secretin PilQ, giving the protein MKEQRMISMILFMTILAFIGGCATSGKVRQEPMQEEAVITDIIISDNKLEIKANGPFAYTVYKPSDPFRVVLEMPGVSTGAYKDKIVSRSAGITEVIPTQADSQKPTAKIEVLLQSPSHVEPSYHDNVLTVTVKEPGEAKPMTTGELPVPAVMSMEKTAAEVKEEDKETKGESISVTTAGETAPMVEETALLSKASEIREIRLEQTDGTVNCIIRGDGSMTPTVFTLRSRIVVDIPNVNLRAKLPSAVIAPVKGIRAGKHGEKTRLVIDLREMKNFDVSSVKDTVIIAIQGAEAGIVAAKREAPSHGPQRTGVEEKKEDEQRVPSAATVGEVAEIKEAEVIVEGKYSGKKISLDFQDADIVPIFRLLSDISGYNIVVSPEVKGKLTMKLINVPWDQALDLILKTFSLGKSVEGNIIRIAPLSVLAKESEDKARAKEAEVKAEPLETKIFLISFADLTVVEKNLKDSKVLSARGSISTDKRTSSIVVKDVPSVMRQIENILLTLDQATPQVMIEARIVEVSINDLRDLGIQWGLTLNASNTLSSLTGLSSLNKGSFTGNPLVVDLPAGSVSAGSGSGFTFGLLNPSKTLGLDLQLSALESTGRTKIISNPKVVTIDNEKATIMQGTSEPYPQLTPEGTISTAFKDVVLSTEVTPHITPGGSVSMSVLVKKEDILGTVKIAGSDVPRTSKIEGNTKVLVQNGETLVIGGVYKKTTKESSSGVPGLMKLPIIGSLFRTDLTSEDTAELLIFITPRIVGKL; this is encoded by the coding sequence ATGAAAGAACAGAGAATGATTTCTATGATTTTGTTCATGACCATACTGGCTTTTATCGGGGGTTGTGCCACAAGCGGCAAGGTCAGGCAGGAGCCGATGCAAGAGGAGGCCGTCATAACCGATATCATCATATCCGACAATAAACTCGAGATCAAAGCGAATGGTCCTTTTGCATATACCGTCTATAAGCCGTCGGACCCTTTTCGAGTTGTCCTTGAGATGCCCGGCGTTAGTACCGGGGCATACAAAGACAAGATCGTGTCGAGAAGTGCAGGCATTACTGAAGTCATACCTACTCAGGCAGATTCTCAGAAGCCCACAGCGAAGATCGAAGTCCTCCTCCAAAGCCCCTCTCATGTCGAACCCTCGTACCATGACAATGTGCTGACGGTGACGGTCAAGGAACCTGGAGAAGCAAAACCGATGACGACCGGGGAACTCCCTGTACCAGCGGTGATGTCAATGGAGAAAACGGCTGCTGAGGTGAAGGAAGAGGATAAGGAGACGAAAGGGGAGAGCATCTCAGTCACAACGGCGGGTGAAACGGCCCCGATGGTGGAAGAGACCGCTCTTCTGTCGAAGGCCTCGGAAATAAGGGAGATACGCTTGGAGCAGACAGATGGTACCGTGAACTGTATTATCAGGGGTGACGGGTCGATGACCCCTACGGTATTTACTCTCAGGAGCCGGATTGTTGTTGATATCCCGAATGTGAACCTAAGGGCGAAGCTTCCCTCTGCCGTCATCGCACCCGTCAAGGGGATACGAGCGGGTAAGCACGGGGAAAAGACGAGGCTTGTTATAGACCTCAGAGAGATGAAGAACTTCGATGTTTCGTCGGTAAAAGACACCGTAATCATTGCAATTCAGGGGGCCGAAGCCGGCATCGTTGCCGCTAAAAGAGAGGCCCCTTCCCATGGGCCCCAGCGGACTGGAGTTGAAGAGAAGAAGGAAGACGAACAAAGGGTCCCTTCTGCCGCTACTGTTGGAGAGGTTGCAGAGATAAAGGAGGCAGAGGTCATCGTCGAAGGAAAATACAGCGGCAAAAAAATATCCCTCGACTTTCAGGATGCCGATATCGTGCCGATATTCAGGCTCCTTTCCGACATCAGCGGATACAACATTGTTGTCAGCCCTGAGGTGAAGGGTAAACTCACGATGAAACTGATCAATGTGCCTTGGGACCAGGCCCTGGACCTTATCCTCAAGACATTCTCCCTGGGCAAGTCTGTCGAAGGGAATATCATCAGGATAGCACCGCTTTCTGTTCTGGCGAAGGAGAGCGAAGACAAGGCGAGGGCAAAAGAGGCTGAAGTCAAGGCAGAGCCCCTCGAGACGAAGATCTTTCTGATAAGCTTCGCTGATCTCACCGTGGTCGAGAAGAACCTTAAGGATTCAAAGGTGCTTTCGGCGAGGGGGAGCATCAGCACTGACAAGCGAACGAGTTCCATTGTCGTCAAGGACGTTCCTTCGGTCATGCGTCAGATTGAAAATATCCTCTTGACCCTTGACCAGGCCACACCGCAGGTGATGATTGAGGCAAGGATCGTCGAGGTGAGCATCAATGATTTACGTGATTTGGGTATACAATGGGGATTAACGCTGAATGCGTCCAACACCCTATCATCCCTCACGGGGTTGTCAAGCCTGAACAAAGGATCATTCACCGGAAATCCCTTGGTCGTTGACCTGCCTGCGGGCAGTGTTTCTGCCGGATCAGGCTCGGGTTTTACCTTCGGGCTCCTCAACCCTTCAAAGACCCTGGGGCTTGACCTGCAGCTCTCGGCCCTCGAAAGCACCGGCAGGACAAAGATCATTTCGAATCCTAAGGTAGTTACGATCGATAATGAAAAGGCCACCATTATGCAGGGTACGAGCGAACCTTACCCACAGTTGACTCCTGAGGGCACCATAAGCACCGCCTTTAAGGATGTGGTGCTCAGTACCGAGGTGACTCCCCATATAACGCCTGGCGGCTCCGTGAGCATGTCTGTCCTTGTGAAGAAGGAAGATATTCTCGGTACCGTCAAAATCGCAGGTTCCGACGTGCCGAGGACTTCCAAGATCGAGGGGAATACGAAGGTCCTCGTACAGAACGGAGAGACCCTCGTTATCGGAGGGGTCTACAAGAAGACGACGAAGGAGTCAAGCTCAGGGGTTCCTGGGTTGATGAAGCTCCCCATCATCGGGAGTCTTTTCAGGACTGACCTTACTTCAGAAGATACCGCCGAACTTCTGATATTCATTACTCCCAGGATCGTAGGGAAGCTATAA
- a CDS encoding bifunctional oligoribonuclease/PAP phosphatase NrnA — protein sequence MRVPEELIALIRKNRDFILATHTSPDGDALGSSLALSSALESLGKITAVFNRDGVPEIYRFLPGRERVASLLPRDKGLLVLLDCNEPERAGLGDASFPYSIVIDHHETVRDFGDIRWIEPHAASTGMMVYYLLKELGVRITGDVATNLYAAIAVDTGTMRYGNTTSEVLRVCAELVDSGADPGSISSALYEAWSYGRFRLLLSVLNTLEVVGDIAMTYVTKEMFSQTGTSPEDTEHFSSFPRMMKDIRVSAFFRQTDDGWKVSLRSRGDADVARIAEQFRGGGHKNAAGYRTKGDLKTAHEILIGKLRDETFATKAL from the coding sequence TTGAGAGTCCCCGAAGAACTTATAGCCCTCATCAGGAAGAACAGAGACTTTATCCTTGCAACCCATACAAGTCCTGATGGTGATGCACTCGGTTCGAGTCTTGCGCTTTCTTCCGCCCTTGAGTCATTGGGCAAGATTACCGCGGTCTTTAACCGTGACGGGGTCCCTGAAATCTATCGTTTCCTTCCCGGTCGTGAGAGGGTTGCCAGTTTGCTGCCCCGCGACAAGGGTCTTCTTGTCCTCCTTGATTGTAATGAACCCGAAAGGGCCGGGCTTGGCGACGCGTCGTTTCCTTATTCCATAGTGATAGACCATCATGAGACGGTGAGGGACTTCGGGGATATCAGATGGATCGAACCCCATGCTGCCTCCACAGGGATGATGGTCTATTACCTGCTGAAGGAGTTAGGGGTACGGATAACGGGAGATGTGGCAACCAATCTTTACGCTGCGATTGCCGTTGACACGGGGACGATGAGATACGGCAATACGACGTCTGAGGTCCTGAGGGTCTGCGCTGAGCTGGTCGACTCCGGCGCCGACCCTGGTTCGATTTCCTCCGCGCTTTATGAGGCATGGTCCTACGGAAGATTCAGGCTTCTCCTCAGTGTCCTCAACACTCTTGAGGTCGTGGGCGATATCGCCATGACGTACGTAACAAAGGAGATGTTCTCCCAGACGGGTACTTCCCCCGAGGACACTGAGCATTTCTCGAGTTTCCCCAGGATGATGAAGGATATACGGGTATCGGCATTCTTCAGGCAGACTGATGATGGATGGAAGGTGAGTCTCCGGTCAAGGGGAGATGCCGATGTTGCGAGGATAGCGGAACAGTTCAGAGGAGGCGGACACAAGAACGCGGCAGGCTACAGGACAAAAGGTGACCTTAAGACCGCACATGAAATACTGATTGGCAAGCTCAGGGATGAGACCTTTGCAACAAAGGCCCTATGA
- a CDS encoding PilN domain-containing protein — MIRINLLPVKRKKKAKPLPTFVIGVTFIGLFLAAVLLYLYFYFDSNMKSAEAQFETNKGKIAELKKRIKEVDDYENLNKTFDERNKIIEHLRKNQNIPARMLDDISKALPNGVWLNSMAVQGDAVTLEGYAFSNSDVVAYVENLKNTKKFTDIFLQETKQTEIEKIAVYSYKLTLKVVA; from the coding sequence ATGATACGGATAAACCTCCTGCCCGTTAAGAGAAAGAAGAAGGCGAAGCCCCTCCCTACCTTTGTTATAGGGGTCACCTTCATCGGACTCTTCCTGGCCGCCGTGCTCCTCTATCTGTACTTCTATTTCGATTCCAACATGAAATCGGCGGAGGCACAGTTCGAGACGAACAAGGGGAAGATCGCCGAGTTGAAGAAAAGGATCAAAGAAGTTGATGACTATGAAAACCTGAACAAGACCTTTGATGAGAGGAATAAGATCATTGAGCATCTCAGAAAGAATCAGAACATCCCTGCAAGGATGCTCGACGACATAAGTAAGGCCCTTCCGAACGGTGTCTGGCTGAATTCCATGGCGGTCCAGGGTGACGCGGTAACGCTCGAAGGATATGCCTTCTCAAACTCCGATGTCGTCGCGTACGTCGAGAATCTGAAAAACACCAAGAAGTTTACCGATATCTTCCTCCAGGAGACAAAGCAAACAGAAATAGAGAAGATTGCCGTATATTCTTATAAACTCACGCTGAAGGTAGTTGCTTAG
- a CDS encoding pilus assembly protein PilP has product MTKILATIMVIVAFLVACRKEAQKPAQEVKPQVQAQKAAAAKEATPEAKPEEGKVETETYVYDPKGRRDPFLSIIESAKKERDTEKRKKGLRPSEAFDVSEIKIIAIASDRKNSYAMVLFPDNKYYTVKEGMTLGAYGGKVVKITPESIVVRELIKNYKGETLPKDTILKLRKEEGE; this is encoded by the coding sequence ATGACGAAAATTCTTGCAACGATCATGGTCATCGTGGCTTTCCTTGTTGCCTGCAGGAAGGAGGCTCAGAAGCCTGCGCAGGAGGTGAAGCCACAGGTCCAGGCCCAGAAGGCAGCAGCGGCCAAAGAGGCGACGCCTGAGGCGAAACCCGAGGAAGGGAAGGTAGAGACCGAGACCTATGTCTATGATCCCAAGGGAAGGAGAGACCCCTTCCTGTCGATTATAGAATCGGCGAAGAAGGAGAGAGACACAGAGAAGAGGAAAAAAGGCCTGAGACCTTCAGAGGCCTTTGACGTGAGCGAAATAAAGATCATCGCCATCGCCTCCGACAGGAAGAATAGTTATGCCATGGTACTGTTCCCCGATAATAAGTATTACACAGTCAAAGAGGGGATGACCCTTGGGGCCTATGGCGGCAAGGTGGTCAAAATCACCCCGGAAAGCATCGTGGTGAGAGAGCTTATAAAGAACTATAAAGGCGAGACCCTGCCGAAGGACACAATCTTGAAGCTCCGGAAAGAGGAGGGAGAATGA
- the truB gene encoding tRNA pseudouridine(55) synthase TruB, with translation MDAVINIDKPGDLSSQQAVTTVKKIVGTRKAGHAGTLDPLATGVLLVCTGEATKVTRFLADLDKEYIALMKLGEKTDTLDSEGVIVKRTDNIRLEREDLEKTIERFVGRVAQIPPMYSAIKVGGKRLYTFARKGMELERPERTVEISRIEITRFDLPWLEIRVLCSKGTYIRTLCDDLGDALGVGAHVTALRRTRIGNFRVEDSATPGELRDLMHGLKLPAHEMEDLKTGMKARVLVSIASIDAALAHLGEIILTDEQFAKARNGAPFISPIPENGRERFLRMRDPSGNLFAIGKTVGHLIKIERILHVSG, from the coding sequence ATGGACGCAGTCATTAACATAGACAAACCCGGAGACCTTTCTTCACAACAAGCCGTCACCACCGTAAAGAAGATCGTCGGAACGAGGAAGGCTGGCCACGCCGGGACCCTCGATCCCCTCGCCACTGGCGTTTTGCTGGTATGTACCGGCGAAGCCACAAAAGTCACACGATTCCTCGCAGACCTCGATAAAGAGTACATCGCTCTTATGAAACTCGGTGAAAAGACGGATACCCTGGACTCAGAGGGGGTTATAGTCAAAAGAACCGACAACATTCGCCTCGAAAGGGAAGATCTGGAAAAGACCATTGAGAGGTTTGTGGGGAGAGTTGCTCAGATCCCGCCGATGTACTCGGCAATCAAGGTTGGAGGCAAACGCCTTTACACTTTTGCGCGAAAAGGCATGGAGTTGGAGAGGCCTGAGCGGACGGTCGAGATCAGCAGGATAGAGATAACGAGGTTCGACCTGCCCTGGCTCGAGATAAGGGTTTTGTGCTCCAAGGGAACATATATCAGAACGTTGTGCGATGATCTTGGAGATGCGCTCGGAGTAGGTGCTCATGTCACGGCTTTGAGAAGAACGAGGATAGGCAACTTTCGCGTTGAGGATTCCGCGACCCCTGGCGAGTTGAGGGATTTGATGCATGGCTTGAAGTTGCCTGCACATGAAATGGAAGACCTGAAGACCGGCATGAAGGCGAGGGTGTTGGTGTCGATAGCAAGTATCGACGCTGCCCTGGCTCATCTCGGCGAAATCATATTGACCGATGAGCAGTTTGCCAAGGCCAGGAACGGGGCGCCGTTCATCTCTCCTATCCCCGAAAATGGCAGAGAGAGGTTCTTAAGGATGAGAGATCCCTCTGGCAACCTTTTTGCCATAGGGAAAACAGTTGGTCACTTGATAAAGATAGAAAGGATTCTGCATGTTAGCGGTTGA
- a CDS encoding Ig-like domain-containing protein, translating to MKKRILLLTLLAISLALFGCGGNEAGGLATPPGNNPGVPSVVKLLPLHFVAQTNSTITLQTMVLDGDGRAVPNIPVTYTNLSIVGVLSSTRATTDSFGVATVTLYSTTGGFATVQAEVNTGSGNVRDQKTVVFSSFSVAQLTPTLTLDVDDGDGVFNETGDFILFKTTNDNTREIRATVSNGAFLISGTSVTFASDRPYKVGTDPAAKCSDESAVCDVIFPNGNVKTTDGNGQAETTVQVVPTSLTSIQTTLNITAQSDTGAFNMVSLFLQPVTVNTITVSGPTTVDSAGTGDYIANATTTAGTPVPDGTTINFTTTAGSIDPFAQTPNNKISGTAKATFTAPTVTFDTAATITASVGGKSASTSVTIKAPVVAPPALTVTPAAQSAVCGGGPVTFIVTGGTGAGYKATSLNPSIVTVSAVTSGQFTATVPDAGGCTAAGLASGNSLDVSIAVEDNASPSPDITTAKVTVSNP from the coding sequence ATGAAAAAACGTATACTTTTGCTGACACTGCTCGCTATATCCCTGGCCCTTTTCGGCTGCGGAGGGAATGAGGCCGGCGGTCTTGCCACGCCGCCAGGGAATAATCCGGGGGTGCCGAGTGTCGTCAAACTCCTCCCTCTCCATTTCGTCGCTCAGACAAACTCAACCATAACTCTTCAGACGATGGTCCTTGATGGCGATGGAAGGGCCGTGCCGAATATACCAGTCACATATACGAACCTTTCCATCGTCGGTGTTTTGAGCTCGACCCGCGCAACAACCGACAGTTTCGGTGTCGCTACGGTTACTCTCTATTCCACGACTGGGGGCTTTGCGACTGTCCAGGCTGAGGTGAACACAGGTTCGGGCAACGTGAGAGACCAAAAGACAGTCGTCTTCTCATCCTTCAGCGTGGCTCAACTGACGCCGACTCTGACCCTCGACGTTGACGATGGAGACGGCGTCTTCAATGAGACAGGTGATTTCATCCTGTTCAAGACGACAAACGACAATACGCGCGAGATAAGAGCAACGGTCTCGAACGGCGCGTTTCTTATTTCGGGGACGTCAGTGACCTTTGCATCAGACAGGCCGTATAAGGTCGGGACAGACCCTGCTGCAAAGTGCAGTGATGAAAGCGCGGTATGCGATGTCATCTTCCCGAACGGAAACGTCAAGACGACTGACGGCAATGGGCAGGCTGAGACAACGGTCCAGGTGGTTCCGACGAGTCTTACCTCCATTCAAACAACCCTGAACATCACCGCACAGTCGGATACCGGAGCATTCAACATGGTCAGCCTCTTCTTACAGCCTGTGACGGTCAATACCATTACTGTTTCCGGGCCAACAACCGTGGATTCCGCTGGTACAGGTGATTATATCGCCAACGCAACGACAACGGCGGGTACACCGGTGCCTGACGGGACTACCATAAACTTTACAACGACGGCCGGCAGCATCGATCCCTTTGCCCAGACACCGAACAACAAGATTTCAGGTACAGCCAAGGCAACGTTCACGGCGCCGACAGTCACGTTTGATACTGCTGCAACGATAACGGCTTCTGTCGGGGGGAAATCGGCTTCAACATCGGTGACAATAAAGGCGCCGGTTGTAGCCCCGCCCGCACTGACTGTTACGCCGGCAGCGCAAAGCGCAGTTTGTGGAGGTGGACCTGTCACGTTCATTGTGACGGGTGGCACAGGGGCCGGCTACAAGGCAACCTCGCTTAATCCATCTATCGTAACAGTATCCGCTGTCACCTCAGGTCAGTTTACAGCTACAGTACCTGATGCTGGTGGTTGTACGGCGGCTGGACTCGCCAGTGGGAACAGTTTAGATGTAAGTATCGCGGTAGAGGATAACGCTTCACCCTCGCCTGATATTACTACGGCGAAAGTGACGGTTTCCAATCCTTAA
- the pilO gene encoding type 4a pilus biogenesis protein PilO: MDLKNIDLKTMPAGVKVGLIAALFVIIAVLVAVFLILPKYKEIQRLRGEITQQENEIAKDQAKSAKLSTLKLENEKLKRRLEELKLQLPEEREVSGLLKQVSDLGIKSGLKIVSWKPEQKRDHLSGIIYEIPVSVELSGTYHNLGIFFSSLTKLSRIVNIADIKISDPKSQVNEATDKITFKATTFSAIPESEISAKAPESKKK; this comes from the coding sequence ATGGATCTGAAGAACATTGATCTGAAGACGATGCCTGCCGGGGTAAAGGTCGGCCTCATAGCGGCGCTTTTCGTCATTATCGCCGTCCTGGTCGCCGTCTTCCTCATACTGCCGAAATACAAGGAGATCCAGCGGCTCAGGGGCGAGATCACACAACAGGAGAACGAGATCGCAAAGGATCAGGCAAAGTCAGCAAAACTCTCGACGCTCAAGCTGGAGAACGAGAAGCTGAAAAGGAGGCTGGAAGAACTGAAGCTCCAGCTTCCCGAGGAGCGCGAGGTCTCGGGCCTCCTGAAGCAGGTGTCGGACCTCGGAATAAAGTCGGGCCTCAAGATCGTCTCGTGGAAGCCCGAGCAGAAAAGGGATCACCTGAGCGGGATCATTTACGAGATCCCCGTCTCCGTTGAGCTCTCAGGGACCTATCACAATCTCGGCATCTTCTTCAGCAGCCTGACGAAACTGAGCAGGATCGTGAATATCGCTGATATCAAGATAAGCGATCCCAAGTCCCAGGTCAACGAGGCAACAGATAAGATAACGTTTAAGGCAACGACCTTCTCGGCGATTCCCGAAAGCGAAATCTCTGCAAAGGCGCCGGAGAGCAAGAAGAAATGA
- the gmk gene encoding guanylate kinase: MRKRKGSLFIVSAPSGAGKTTLCRELTAVLPDIRHSVSYTTRPPRKGEADNRDYTFVKEEEFRRMIREGAFVEWAVVHGNLYGTSRQRLEEMRKEGIDVILDIDTQGARQLRLNYRDGLYIFVLPPSLDVLKKRLDDRMSNAPDDIKLRMKRAVEEIREYKNYDYVIVNDILAEALSELKAIVLAERVKRENIDPEWVETFAV; encoded by the coding sequence ATGAGGAAGAGGAAAGGTAGTCTTTTTATTGTTTCTGCCCCGTCAGGGGCCGGCAAGACCACCTTGTGCCGTGAGCTTACCGCAGTGCTGCCGGATATCAGACATTCCGTCTCCTATACGACAAGACCGCCGCGAAAGGGAGAGGCGGACAACAGGGACTATACCTTTGTGAAGGAAGAGGAATTCAGGAGGATGATCAGAGAAGGGGCCTTTGTGGAGTGGGCGGTGGTCCATGGCAACCTCTACGGCACATCCCGGCAACGCCTCGAAGAGATGAGGAAAGAGGGCATAGATGTGATTCTCGATATCGACACTCAGGGCGCCCGCCAGCTTCGCCTGAACTATCGGGACGGCCTCTATATCTTTGTGCTGCCTCCTTCTCTCGATGTCCTGAAGAAGAGGCTCGACGACCGTATGAGCAACGCCCCTGATGACATAAAGCTCAGGATGAAGAGAGCCGTTGAGGAGATTCGGGAGTATAAAAATTACGATTATGTTATAGTAAATGATATTTTGGCTGAGGCCCTGTCGGAGCTGAAGGCGATTGTTCTGGCCGAGAGGGTGAAAAGAGAGAATATAGACCCGGAATGGGTAGAGACCTTTGCGGTTTAG
- a CDS encoding DUF370 domain-containing protein, translating to MKRDLSPVLVNIGFGNVVSSSRVIAIVTPGSSPMKRLRDEAKKRGKLIDATEGRRTRSIIVTDSDHIILSALQTETITQRFGEDREVEGISREQKIHEHDETGEHEEEER from the coding sequence ATGAAAAGAGACTTAAGCCCCGTACTCGTGAATATCGGCTTCGGCAACGTTGTATCTTCATCAAGGGTAATCGCGATCGTGACCCCCGGCTCGTCCCCAATGAAACGCTTACGGGATGAAGCGAAGAAGAGGGGCAAGCTAATCGACGCGACAGAAGGGAGACGGACGCGCTCGATCATCGTCACCGACAGCGACCACATAATCCTCAGCGCCCTCCAGACAGAGACCATAACCCAGCGCTTTGGTGAGGACAGGGAAGTGGAAGGTATCTCCAGGGAACAGAAGATCCACGAGCACGATGAGACCGGAGAGCATGAGGAAGAGGAAAGGTAG
- the pilM gene encoding type IV pilus assembly protein PilM: MLFGKKGIVGLDIGSSYIKAVQLRESRSGYELEFFDMFPISPELIVEGSIIDAIRLTESLKELVRKAKIQSKNVVIAISGHSSVIIKRISLPEMTEEELSESIKFEAEQYIPFDIEDVNLDFQILGPREEAGQMDVILVAVKKDVVNDYVSAVRDAGLNPVIVDVDSFALENMYGINYEIEPGTNVALVNIGASTMNMNILRGGVSVFTRDSSLGGNILTEALQKEFNLTYEEAERLKRGEPFEKVKGEEAYTMMVSASGDIVTEVARSLDYFRSSTHQPEIREVILSGGCALIRDFPRLLSERIGMDVVIAEPFRNIQIPKKFDRSYLEEIAPIAAVAIGLAIRRPEDR, from the coding sequence ATGTTATTTGGGAAGAAAGGCATAGTCGGTCTCGATATCGGGTCAAGCTACATTAAAGCTGTTCAGCTTAGGGAAAGCCGCTCAGGCTATGAACTGGAATTCTTTGACATGTTTCCGATCTCGCCGGAACTCATCGTCGAAGGGTCCATTATCGATGCCATCAGACTGACGGAATCGCTGAAGGAACTCGTGCGAAAAGCGAAGATACAGAGCAAGAACGTCGTCATCGCCATATCCGGCCATTCTTCGGTCATTATCAAGCGTATATCCTTGCCCGAGATGACGGAAGAGGAACTGAGCGAATCGATCAAGTTCGAGGCAGAGCAGTACATTCCCTTTGATATCGAAGATGTGAACCTTGATTTCCAGATACTCGGGCCAAGAGAGGAAGCCGGGCAGATGGACGTCATCCTGGTCGCAGTCAAGAAAGATGTTGTCAACGACTATGTCTCGGCCGTGAGAGATGCCGGTCTCAATCCCGTTATCGTGGATGTCGACTCCTTTGCCCTCGAAAACATGTATGGAATAAATTATGAAATAGAACCCGGAACGAACGTCGCCCTTGTCAATATCGGAGCAAGCACCATGAACATGAATATTCTCAGGGGCGGGGTCTCGGTCTTCACAAGGGACAGTTCTTTGGGAGGCAACATCCTTACTGAAGCGCTCCAGAAGGAGTTCAATCTGACATACGAAGAGGCGGAACGTTTGAAGCGTGGGGAACCCTTTGAGAAGGTGAAAGGGGAAGAGGCCTATACGATGATGGTGAGCGCATCGGGTGATATCGTTACAGAAGTGGCGCGCTCCCTGGACTACTTCAGAAGCTCAACACACCAGCCGGAGATCCGGGAGGTGATACTGAGCGGAGGGTGCGCGCTCATACGCGATTTTCCAAGACTCCTTTCCGAGAGGATAGGCATGGACGTTGTCATTGCGGAACCTTTCAGGAACATACAGATCCCGAAGAAATTCGACCGATCCTATCTTGAGGAGATTGCTCCGATTGCTGCCGTTGCCATCGGTCTTGCCATCAGGAGGCCCGAGGACAGATGA